One window of uncultured Methanoregula sp. genomic DNA carries:
- a CDS encoding glycosyltransferase, translated as MKILLVSTQDYIHHPVLSRHHNIFEILAEEHEVHVAHFHVSRCPPRPTKLKVDETTLIPLRSPLLHYTLNTPYHYYAFDKLLHKENFDVVVAANVLAGSAVIHAAKKYNIPVVFDLKDWFPDSAAAYFKSRFLQEAVRKSVWVITKRNLKRSTIITTVSPSLVEKLGQQGFSAELITNGVDTDIFKPMDGNPVRLELGIAKGDFVIGFCGSIERWYAIDEMIRAMPDLIRYRPDTRLLIVGGSLFTDYQQNLMALVRQVGVTDHVIFTGLKPYNELPRYIACMDACTIPLSPPQWGEIALPNKFFEYSACGKPIVMRPMPDVEKIGGSDLFVYRTQDEYIAHIRAIMDHPVAFSMNPKKNSWREKSRQFEEIFSRVL; from the coding sequence ATGAAGATTCTCCTCGTATCAACTCAGGATTATATCCATCATCCGGTCCTGTCACGGCACCATAATATCTTTGAGATCCTGGCTGAGGAGCACGAAGTCCATGTGGCACATTTCCACGTAAGCAGGTGTCCACCAAGACCCACAAAACTGAAAGTAGACGAAACCACACTGATCCCACTCCGGAGTCCGCTTTTACATTACACACTCAATACCCCCTACCATTATTACGCCTTTGACAAACTCCTGCATAAAGAAAATTTTGATGTTGTTGTCGCTGCCAATGTTCTTGCAGGTTCAGCCGTTATTCATGCGGCAAAAAAATATAATATCCCCGTGGTATTCGATCTCAAGGACTGGTTTCCTGATTCGGCTGCCGCATATTTCAAGAGCCGGTTCCTGCAGGAGGCAGTGCGGAAGAGTGTCTGGGTAATTACAAAACGGAATCTCAAGAGGTCTACCATAATCACCACGGTTTCCCCCTCGCTGGTAGAAAAACTCGGGCAACAGGGTTTTTCCGCAGAGCTGATAACAAACGGGGTAGATACAGACATATTCAAACCCATGGATGGGAACCCGGTACGTCTCGAGTTAGGTATAGCAAAAGGAGATTTTGTCATCGGGTTCTGTGGAAGCATTGAGCGGTGGTATGCAATCGACGAGATGATCCGGGCAATGCCGGATCTGATCCGGTACCGCCCTGACACCAGGCTTCTCATTGTCGGGGGATCCCTGTTTACCGATTATCAGCAAAATCTTATGGCACTTGTCAGGCAGGTCGGGGTAACAGACCACGTCATATTTACCGGGCTTAAACCCTATAACGAACTCCCCCGCTATATCGCATGCATGGATGCCTGTACCATCCCCCTTTCCCCACCCCAGTGGGGAGAAATCGCCCTGCCAAACAAGTTCTTCGAATATTCTGCCTGCGGCAAACCGATCGTTATGCGACCAATGCCGGACGTCGAGAAGATTGGCGGATCGGATCTCTTTGTATACAGGACGCAGGACGAATATATTGCCCACATCAGGGCCATAATGGATCACCCGGTAGCATTTTCCATGAATCCCAAGAAAAACAGCTGGAGAGAGAAATCAAGACAATTTGAGGAGATTTTTAGCCGGGTTTTGTAG
- a CDS encoding DapH/DapD/GlmU-related protein: MIEYGINSIGQDARIFEPVTLGFPSRANMGKTGFTGTVIGKNAILRSGTIIYCDVIIGDDFQTGHNVMIRENTKIGDRVAIGTATVIEGNVIIGCDTSLQSMVYIPTETRIGNHVFIGPNTVMTNDRYPPSHGQMEGPTIGDHAAIGANATILPGVCIGEGALIAAGSVVTRDVPDHMLAIGSPAKLRDLPKPVTER, encoded by the coding sequence ATGATAGAATATGGAATAAACAGCATTGGCCAGGATGCCAGAATCTTTGAGCCCGTTACACTGGGTTTTCCCTCCCGTGCGAACATGGGAAAGACGGGTTTTACCGGGACGGTGATCGGGAAAAATGCCATACTGCGATCCGGCACGATAATCTATTGTGATGTGATCATCGGTGACGATTTCCAGACCGGCCACAATGTTATGATCCGGGAAAATACAAAAATCGGGGACCGGGTTGCCATCGGAACCGCAACAGTTATTGAAGGGAATGTCATCATTGGATGCGATACGAGCCTCCAGAGCATGGTCTATATACCAACGGAAACCCGGATCGGGAACCATGTATTTATCGGGCCCAATACCGTCATGACAAACGACAGGTATCCGCCATCTCATGGCCAAATGGAGGGGCCAACAATCGGGGACCACGCAGCAATCGGCGCCAATGCTACTATCCTCCCGGGGGTATGTATCGGAGAGGGTGCTCTTATCGCCGCCGGCTCTGTAGTGACCAGAGATGTCCCCGACCATATGCTCGCGATAGGCTCACCGGCAAAACTGCGGGATCTTCCCAAACCGGTAACAGAACGCTGA
- the glmS gene encoding glutamine--fructose-6-phosphate transaminase (isomerizing) has protein sequence MCGIVGYVGRKEAAPIIVEGLKKLEYRGYDSFGVATIGIEGIELAKHRGRISENASSSLKLKGKIGIGHTRWATHGAPNDVNAHPHTDCSGTIGVVHNGIIENYAELKRQLISRGHIFRSDTDTEVVVHLIEEHYTGTQNLLAAVQESIPKLEGSYALLVISAKEDCMIAARNASPLVIGIGDGETFAASDMTPILEHTERAIFLEEGDVASITRAKIDIYNNSSRVTRPIELIDWSLEDVKKGGFAHYMLKEIYEQPQAFYNTIRAVDPDVVSKIIGCHPATVTIVACGSSYHAGLIFKYLLEGSCGIPARLEFASEFRYFPPPVEGLVIGITQSGETADTLTAIRQAKTHNCRTLAITNVLGSTISRVADMTLFMRAGPEMSVAATKSFIAQLAVMMQIANLICDKKYDDSLLRAHQAIENVLLMDISEAVTHCMDAQSVFFVGRGPFYPVALEGALKMKEITYIHAEGYAAGELKHGPFALLSLETPVIALCMPGETYGVMISNIKEMKARGAPVIAIGCEGDLEVPDIVDIFIGLPAVPVFVQVLTSIVVLQLLAYYTAVALKRDVDKPRNLAKSVTVE, from the coding sequence GTGTGCGGTATAGTCGGATACGTTGGCAGGAAAGAGGCGGCACCTATCATCGTTGAAGGACTTAAAAAACTCGAATACCGGGGCTACGATTCGTTCGGCGTTGCAACCATTGGGATTGAGGGTATCGAGCTGGCCAAGCATCGGGGTCGGATATCAGAAAATGCCAGCTCATCTCTGAAACTAAAAGGTAAGATAGGGATCGGGCATACGCGGTGGGCCACTCATGGGGCCCCTAACGACGTAAATGCCCATCCCCACACCGATTGTTCAGGGACAATAGGCGTTGTCCACAATGGCATTATTGAAAATTATGCTGAGCTGAAACGCCAGCTCATTTCCCGCGGGCATATATTCCGTTCTGATACGGATACAGAGGTTGTAGTCCACCTGATTGAAGAACACTATACCGGGACACAGAACCTCCTTGCAGCTGTGCAGGAGAGCATCCCCAAACTGGAAGGCTCCTATGCCCTGCTCGTCATCTCCGCAAAAGAGGATTGCATGATCGCCGCGAGAAACGCAAGTCCTCTGGTTATCGGTATTGGTGACGGGGAGACCTTTGCCGCTTCAGATATGACCCCCATTCTCGAACACACAGAGCGGGCAATTTTCCTGGAAGAAGGAGATGTGGCATCTATAACCCGGGCAAAAATCGATATTTATAACAATAGCAGTCGGGTCACCCGTCCGATCGAGCTCATCGATTGGTCACTTGAAGATGTCAAGAAAGGGGGATTTGCCCATTATATGCTTAAGGAGATCTATGAACAGCCTCAGGCATTTTACAACACGATCCGTGCCGTAGACCCGGATGTGGTTTCCAAAATCATTGGTTGCCATCCGGCAACAGTAACCATAGTAGCGTGCGGATCATCATATCATGCAGGTCTTATTTTTAAGTATCTTCTGGAAGGATCCTGCGGGATACCCGCCCGTCTTGAATTTGCTTCTGAGTTCAGGTATTTCCCGCCACCGGTGGAGGGGCTCGTAATCGGGATTACCCAGTCAGGAGAGACTGCCGACACGCTCACTGCCATCAGGCAGGCAAAAACCCATAATTGCCGGACGCTGGCAATCACGAATGTACTCGGAAGTACTATCAGCAGGGTTGCTGATATGACGCTTTTTATGCGGGCAGGGCCGGAAATGAGTGTGGCTGCGACAAAATCCTTCATAGCACAACTTGCCGTGATGATGCAGATCGCGAATCTTATCTGCGATAAAAAATATGATGACAGCCTCCTGCGAGCTCATCAGGCAATTGAGAATGTACTCTTAATGGACATCTCTGAGGCCGTCACCCACTGTATGGATGCTCAAAGCGTTTTTTTTGTAGGCAGGGGGCCGTTTTACCCAGTGGCTCTTGAAGGTGCCCTCAAAATGAAAGAAATCACGTATATTCATGCCGAGGGATATGCCGCAGGAGAACTAAAACACGGGCCTTTTGCTCTTCTCTCACTGGAAACTCCGGTTATCGCACTCTGCATGCCAGGGGAAACCTACGGGGTCATGATCTCCAATATTAAGGAGATGAAGGCCCGGGGAGCACCGGTGATCGCGATTGGCTGCGAGGGTGATCTCGAAGTTCCGGATATTGTCGATATCTTCATAGGTCTACCTGCGGTTCCCGTCTTTGTACAGGTACTCACTAGTATTGTTGTACTCCAGCTTCTCGCATATTATACCGCAGTTGCATTGAAACGCGATGTTGATAAACCCAGAAACCTGGCAAAGAGCGTGACAGTAGAATGA
- the glmU gene encoding bifunctional sugar-1-phosphate nucleotidylyltransferase/acetyltransferase has protein sequence MQAVILAAGEGKRVRPLTRSRPKAMIPVANRPIIEYVIEALVKNGIREIIVVVGYRKEQVTRFLNQLDIPIEVVVQEKQLGTAHALQCAESKIHDNFLLLPGDNYIDPHSIARIKDIPNAMLVKEHPNPSNFGVVLLKEGFISHIVEKPEYAPSFMVSTGIYSLKKEVFTYIRGNDLTDAISSMIDDGHQIRGIPADDWQDAIFAWDLLKMNRRLLSTLLPAREGTASKQTIIQGSVRIGKGTIIGPNTVITGPVVIGSECTIGPNCCILPNTSIGSRVTLEPFSFIGESVIMDDSSVGSHSRITDTVIGERCSFADHTSVSNATGLMEIEDSAIRSEFGAVFGDRVKSGPFTKYKNSIVGNNATIEGSSSLVTRCIPDDSTVI, from the coding sequence ATGCAGGCAGTCATTCTGGCAGCAGGAGAGGGAAAGCGGGTCCGGCCACTCACGAGGAGCAGGCCCAAAGCAATGATACCGGTTGCGAATCGCCCGATTATCGAATACGTTATTGAGGCTCTGGTAAAAAATGGTATCCGGGAGATCATTGTCGTTGTCGGGTACCGCAAAGAACAGGTTACCAGATTCTTGAATCAGCTGGATATCCCCATTGAGGTGGTTGTCCAAGAAAAACAACTGGGAACAGCGCATGCCCTCCAGTGCGCAGAGTCCAAGATACATGATAATTTTCTTCTCCTTCCCGGTGACAATTATATCGACCCCCATTCTATTGCGCGAATAAAAGATATCCCGAATGCGATGCTGGTCAAGGAACACCCCAATCCCTCCAACTTCGGGGTAGTCCTCCTCAAAGAGGGATTTATTTCCCACATCGTAGAAAAACCCGAATACGCCCCGAGCTTTATGGTGAGTACTGGGATTTATTCCCTGAAAAAAGAGGTCTTCACATATATCAGGGGAAATGATCTTACTGATGCAATATCCTCCATGATTGATGACGGCCACCAGATACGGGGAATACCTGCTGATGACTGGCAGGATGCTATCTTTGCCTGGGATCTTCTCAAGATGAACAGGCGTCTTTTAAGTACACTCTTACCGGCCCGCGAAGGAACTGCCAGCAAGCAGACGATTATACAGGGATCTGTGAGGATTGGAAAAGGCACAATAATCGGGCCGAATACGGTAATCACCGGCCCCGTTGTCATTGGGAGTGAGTGCACGATCGGGCCCAACTGTTGCATCCTGCCCAACACGAGCATTGGTTCAAGAGTTACTCTCGAACCGTTTTCGTTCATCGGCGAAAGTGTGATCATGGACGACTCATCAGTCGGTTCCCATTCACGAATAACCGACACCGTAATCGGGGAACGGTGTTCCTTTGCCGATCATACATCGGTCTCGAATGCGACAGGACTTATGGAGATCGAAGATTCAGCAATACGATCGGAGTTTGGTGCGGTCTTCGGGGATCGTGTGAAGAGCGGACCGTTCACCAAGTATAAGAATTCCATTGTGGGCAACAATGCAACCATCGAGGGAAGTAGTTCCCTGGTGACCAGGTGCATCCCGGATGACAGTACGGTGATATAA
- the glmU gene encoding bifunctional sugar-1-phosphate nucleotidylyltransferase/acetyltransferase, producing the protein MECVILAAGEGKRMRPLTAKRPKVMLPLANRPMMEHLVRAAREAGISEFVFVVGYGEREIRRYFADGSDWGIHIEYASQRHQNGTADAVKASQDLVHGPFLVMNGDMVLKREDIADLCRKTAPCMSTSTTDHPGDFGVVMVENGMVTALEEKSAQPKSNLINAGAYLFTPEIFEYIDNVRPSPRGELELTDALSVLIAEKRLHSHTLTYWMDVGYPWDMLDANAILMESHPSKKNGRVEDGVSLNGAITIGEGSIVKSGTYIEGPCIIGKNCRIGPHAYIRGATSIGDNCHIGHCSEIKNSIIMSETKIPHFNYIGDSIIGSGCNFGAGTKVANLRHDHAPIRVCGKNTRRKKFGAIVGDNVQFGINCSINVGTMIGSNALFAPGSYIEGCIGEKGVIR; encoded by the coding sequence ATGGAATGCGTCATTCTCGCTGCAGGAGAAGGGAAACGCATGCGCCCTCTGACGGCGAAGCGCCCGAAAGTGATGCTTCCACTGGCAAACCGCCCGATGATGGAGCATTTGGTTCGTGCAGCCCGCGAAGCAGGAATTTCCGAGTTCGTTTTTGTAGTAGGGTACGGGGAACGGGAAATCCGAAGATACTTCGCGGACGGTTCTGATTGGGGGATCCATATTGAATATGCATCCCAGAGACACCAAAACGGGACCGCAGATGCCGTAAAGGCATCTCAGGATCTTGTACACGGGCCATTTCTGGTCATGAACGGTGATATGGTACTCAAGCGAGAGGATATAGCTGACCTTTGCAGGAAAACTGCACCCTGCATGAGTACAAGCACAACTGATCATCCGGGTGATTTTGGGGTCGTTATGGTGGAAAACGGCATGGTGACTGCGCTTGAAGAAAAGTCAGCCCAACCAAAGTCCAATCTTATCAATGCCGGTGCATATCTTTTTACACCAGAAATTTTCGAGTATATCGATAATGTCCGGCCATCACCAAGAGGAGAACTTGAACTGACAGATGCACTTTCAGTCCTGATTGCAGAAAAGAGATTGCACTCCCACACCCTCACCTACTGGATGGATGTAGGCTACCCATGGGATATGCTGGACGCCAATGCTATTCTGATGGAGTCCCATCCCTCAAAGAAAAACGGGAGAGTTGAGGACGGCGTTTCGCTGAACGGTGCAATAACGATCGGAGAGGGGAGCATCGTTAAATCCGGTACATATATTGAAGGTCCATGTATCATCGGGAAAAACTGTCGCATCGGCCCCCATGCATACATCAGGGGTGCAACCAGCATAGGAGATAATTGTCATATCGGACACTGTTCCGAAATTAAAAATTCCATCATCATGAGTGAGACAAAAATCCCTCACTTTAATTATATTGGAGATTCTATAATCGGGTCCGGGTGTAATTTTGGTGCAGGAACCAAAGTAGCTAACCTGCGTCATGATCACGCCCCCATCCGGGTCTGCGGGAAAAATACACGGAGGAAGAAATTCGGGGCGATTGTCGGGGATAATGTCCAGTTTGGGATTAACTGTTCCATTAATGTCGGGACGATGATTGGAAGCAACGCATTGTTTGCGCCCGGATCATATATCGAAGGGTGTATCGGAGAAAAAGGAGTTATTAGGTAG
- a CDS encoding phosphopentomutase/phosphoglucosamine mutase, which produces MLFGSSGIRRKYDQVLIDTALKVGSALAFRSPDIIVGIDTRTTSPLLAHLVVSGAIGSGGIIHTAGIVPTPTVAYATRTARAGCMITASHNPEEYNGIKLFNPDGSSFTQSQQVEMEELLKSRYWTDWQHQGSEQVIDALTPHKNAILNTVHIEPGLPVVLDCGNGAGCTLSPTLLTDAGVKAVCLNCNPSGHFTRPSEPLEEHLGYVGEMVRKTNARCGVVHDGDADRMMAFDNRGRYIGGDHLLMLFARYLDAKRVVTTSDASMIIDEISDVRRTPVGDTYVSEALLTWGDFGGEPSGAWIFPEVSYCPDGPHAAALFCEIASQWDIAAEIDSMPKYPILRESITSSSARETVSALGASNPTDGIRIEDGEGWYLIRASGTEPKIRITAEGTTIGKAKEMLAKGKERIQQGKTA; this is translated from the coding sequence ATGCTTTTCGGGTCATCGGGAATACGAAGGAAGTACGATCAGGTCCTGATCGATACAGCTTTGAAAGTGGGCTCTGCGCTGGCATTCAGGTCACCGGATATCATCGTCGGAATAGATACCCGGACAACAAGCCCCCTTCTGGCCCATCTCGTCGTCTCCGGAGCTATCGGGAGCGGGGGAATCATACATACAGCGGGAATTGTCCCGACACCTACTGTCGCATATGCAACGCGTACTGCACGCGCAGGCTGTATGATCACTGCATCCCATAATCCTGAAGAATATAATGGGATCAAACTCTTCAATCCAGACGGATCTTCCTTCACACAATCCCAGCAGGTTGAGATGGAGGAACTGCTCAAATCCCGATATTGGACTGACTGGCAGCATCAGGGTTCTGAACAGGTTATCGATGCTCTAACCCCCCACAAGAATGCTATTCTGAACACCGTGCATATCGAACCGGGACTTCCGGTTGTCCTTGACTGTGGAAATGGTGCCGGCTGTACACTCAGCCCAACCCTCCTGACAGACGCGGGTGTAAAAGCAGTCTGTCTCAATTGCAACCCATCCGGCCATTTTACCCGACCTTCGGAACCTCTCGAGGAGCATCTCGGATATGTGGGAGAAATGGTGCGGAAAACCAATGCCCGCTGCGGGGTAGTGCATGATGGTGATGCTGACAGAATGATGGCATTTGACAATCGGGGGCGATATATCGGGGGTGATCACCTTCTCATGCTTTTTGCCCGGTATCTGGATGCAAAAAGGGTGGTGACAACCAGTGACGCCTCAATGATTATCGACGAAATATCTGATGTCAGGCGCACTCCTGTGGGAGATACCTATGTTTCCGAAGCACTTCTCACATGGGGGGATTTCGGAGGTGAGCCTTCGGGAGCATGGATCTTCCCGGAAGTATCTTATTGTCCCGATGGCCCCCACGCCGCCGCACTCTTCTGTGAGATTGCATCCCAATGGGACATCGCAGCAGAGATCGATAGTATGCCCAAGTACCCGATACTCAGGGAGTCCATAACAAGTTCTTCTGCAAGGGAGACAGTGAGTGCGCTTGGGGCTTCAAACCCAACCGATGGTATCCGTATTGAGGATGGGGAAGGATGGTACCTCATCCGGGCAAGCGGAACTGAACCTAAAATCCGGATCACTGCCGAGGGTACAACGATCGGAAAAGCAAAAGAGATGCTTGCAAAAGGCAAAGAACGTATCCAACAGGGGAAAACTGCTTAA